A genomic region of Caldicellulosiruptor acetigenus contains the following coding sequences:
- a CDS encoding ABC transporter substrate-binding protein, which produces MKLKKFFVVMLVVAFVLTSVIGVVTGFGASSSKLPYVKLTWYVIGTPQKDWDLINQKVNEYIKPKLNAEIKMTMFDWGEYNDKMQTKIAAGEPFDICFTAIWTNNYRTNVAKGAFLPLNKPGNDLLSKYAPKTKKMLGDDFIRGASINGILYAIPANKEKAHHWGFIVRMDLVKKYKLDDMFKKVKKLEDLEPYLKIIKQKEPGVYPLGAYAGESPRFLLDWDKVVDDDVPVSLYPNNKSTKIVNELEQPNTKALFKTVRKYYLAGYIRKDAASVTDWMSDLKAGKVFVMPQSLKPGKDAEMSISTGYQWKQIDITPPVMSTREAIGSMQAINAKSKNPERALMFLELFNTDKYLNNLVNFGIEGQHYVFKDKAKGIIAPGPKAKDYSPGLGWMFGNQFINYIYENEDPNKWKNFEEYNKKALPLLSLGFNFDDSKVKTQVAACKNVWKQYIPLLETGSVDPDRYIPEAIDKFKKAGVDIIIKEAQKQYDEFLKKTGRKK; this is translated from the coding sequence GTGAAGCTGAAGAAATTTTTTGTAGTGATGCTTGTTGTGGCTTTTGTGCTCACAAGTGTGATTGGCGTTGTGACCGGTTTTGGTGCATCTTCTTCAAAACTTCCTTACGTTAAGCTTACATGGTATGTCATCGGAACTCCACAAAAAGACTGGGATTTAATCAATCAAAAGGTTAATGAGTACATCAAACCAAAGCTCAATGCTGAAATCAAAATGACAATGTTTGACTGGGGCGAGTACAATGACAAGATGCAGACAAAGATTGCAGCTGGTGAGCCGTTTGACATCTGTTTTACTGCAATCTGGACAAACAACTATAGAACAAACGTGGCAAAAGGAGCGTTCTTACCACTCAACAAACCAGGAAATGACCTTCTTTCAAAGTATGCACCAAAGACAAAAAAGATGCTTGGCGATGACTTTATAAGAGGTGCGTCCATCAATGGCATCTTATATGCGATTCCAGCAAACAAGGAAAAAGCACACCACTGGGGATTCATCGTAAGAATGGACTTGGTAAAGAAGTATAAATTAGATGACATGTTTAAAAAGGTCAAGAAATTAGAAGATTTAGAGCCATACCTCAAAATAATCAAACAAAAAGAGCCAGGTGTATATCCGCTTGGAGCATATGCTGGTGAGTCGCCAAGATTCCTTTTGGATTGGGACAAAGTTGTAGACGATGATGTTCCTGTTTCGCTCTATCCAAATAATAAGAGTACAAAAATTGTCAATGAGCTTGAGCAACCAAATACAAAAGCTCTCTTTAAGACAGTCAGAAAATATTACTTGGCTGGTTACATCAGAAAAGATGCAGCAAGTGTAACAGACTGGATGTCTGATTTGAAAGCAGGTAAAGTTTTTGTAATGCCACAATCGCTAAAGCCTGGCAAAGATGCTGAGATGTCAATCTCAACAGGGTATCAGTGGAAACAGATAGACATCACACCACCTGTTATGTCAACAAGAGAAGCTATTGGTTCTATGCAGGCCATCAATGCAAAGTCCAAGAATCCAGAAAGAGCTTTGATGTTCCTTGAGCTTTTCAACACAGACAAATATCTTAACAACCTTGTAAACTTCGGTATTGAAGGTCAACACTATGTATTTAAAGACAAGGCAAAAGGCATCATTGCTCCTGGACCAAAAGCAAAAGACTACAGCCCTGGTCTTGGCTGGATGTTTGGAAATCAGTTTATAAACTATATCTATGAGAATGAAGACCCGAACAAGTGGAAGAACTTTGAAGAGTATAACAAAAAAGCACTGCCGCTTCTGAGCCTTGGATTCAACTTTGATGATTCAAAAGTAAAAACACAGGTTGCAGCATGCAAAAACGTATGGAAGCAGTATATTCCGCTGCTTGAGACCGGCAGTGTTGATCCAGACAGATACATTCCAGAGGCTATTGACAAGTTCAAAAAAGCAGGTGTTGACATTATTATAAAAGAAGCACAGAAGCAGTATGATGAGTTCCTTAAGAAAACAGGAAGAAAGAAATAA
- a CDS encoding sensor histidine kinase, protein MRMFKIKMIFRNLIKYYRTISIDKKFLAVSYIQIFIPIILIGVISFRISSDLIFKKYVGYTSDVIKTARLRIVDKINEINSITQDILYQTELYNVLDKSMKNVDYYDDVASLTNKFRKIILGHLDVQSIGVFTKEKKLCIVDNTSKEVGLDEIIPSQISLEKVYDIAAKGNGKPVWCVALLKRDKDSKVAVLITRCINNPQTLKFEGILAVMINTELFDKTFSELVAEKSQAIAVVGDNIFISTKGEMNEEKILKFMSQVKNKNGVVTYTSNEYIVNILPIKQVDWYIVTSIPVKVLFRDIDKLRMWLIVLCFLSFVITSAMSLMLSMDFLKPINAIVEATKRIRKGEYKTIENLDRKDELGILIDNFNNMVVKINHLINSIYKEQITRKEAELKVLQTQLNPHFLFNILESINWLAQLNGVSQISDVVIALSKLLEVNLKEEKFLTLEEEIKYITSYVSILKINFGEDNLKLEVDVDRKALKLRIPKLLIQPLVENSIFHGIRPKGFGKIFVGGYIWNDKLAIIVKDDGVGIPPEKLKGIRQDLEGDNEVFLEQEERSYTRIGLVNVVKRLKLIYGRDASFSIESLPQRGTTIKIEILLDALSRAVEESLQEFSGEGEEEDV, encoded by the coding sequence ATGAGAATGTTCAAAATAAAGATGATTTTTAGGAACTTAATAAAATATTATCGTACCATTTCCATAGACAAAAAATTTTTAGCAGTTTCATACATTCAAATATTTATTCCAATAATCCTCATTGGGGTTATAAGCTTTAGAATTTCGTCAGATTTGATATTCAAAAAATATGTGGGCTACACCTCTGATGTTATAAAAACAGCAAGGCTGCGAATTGTTGACAAGATAAATGAGATAAATAGCATAACTCAGGATATTTTGTATCAAACAGAACTATACAATGTTTTGGACAAATCAATGAAAAATGTGGATTACTACGATGATGTTGCTTCACTTACAAACAAGTTTCGAAAAATAATCTTAGGGCATCTTGATGTGCAATCAATAGGGGTATTCACAAAAGAGAAAAAGCTGTGTATAGTTGATAACACTTCAAAGGAAGTAGGACTTGACGAGATAATACCATCTCAAATCTCTTTAGAAAAAGTGTATGACATTGCTGCAAAAGGAAACGGGAAACCTGTTTGGTGTGTAGCTTTACTGAAAAGAGACAAAGACAGCAAAGTGGCAGTCTTGATAACAAGGTGCATAAATAATCCACAGACATTAAAGTTTGAAGGAATTTTAGCTGTTATGATAAACACAGAGCTTTTTGACAAGACATTTTCCGAACTTGTTGCAGAAAAAAGTCAGGCAATTGCGGTAGTGGGAGATAACATATTTATTTCAACAAAGGGCGAGATGAATGAAGAAAAAATCCTCAAGTTTATGTCTCAAGTGAAAAATAAAAACGGTGTTGTTACATATACTTCTAACGAATACATTGTCAATATTCTGCCAATAAAACAAGTAGACTGGTACATAGTGACTTCTATCCCGGTTAAAGTATTGTTCAGAGATATAGATAAACTCAGGATGTGGCTTATAGTTTTGTGTTTTTTGTCGTTTGTGATAACGTCAGCAATGTCGCTGATGCTTTCAATGGACTTTTTAAAACCAATTAATGCTATCGTGGAAGCAACAAAAAGAATTAGAAAAGGAGAATACAAGACAATAGAAAATCTTGACAGAAAAGATGAACTTGGTATTCTTATTGATAACTTTAACAATATGGTGGTAAAAATAAATCATCTGATAAATTCAATTTACAAGGAACAGATAACACGAAAAGAGGCAGAACTAAAAGTTTTGCAAACCCAGCTAAATCCCCATTTTTTGTTTAATATTTTGGAATCGATTAACTGGCTTGCACAGCTAAATGGCGTATCCCAAATAAGCGATGTTGTCATTGCGCTTTCAAAGCTTTTAGAGGTGAATCTAAAAGAAGAGAAGTTTTTAACCTTAGAGGAAGAAATAAAATATATAACCTCATATGTTTCAATTTTGAAGATAAACTTTGGTGAAGACAATTTAAAACTTGAAGTGGATGTGGACAGAAAAGCTTTAAAACTTAGAATTCCTAAACTGCTAATACAACCTCTTGTAGAAAATTCTATCTTTCACGGCATACGCCCAAAAGGTTTTGGCAAGATATTTGTGGGTGGTTATATTTGGAACGATAAGCTTGCCATAATTGTAAAAGATGATGGTGTGGGAATACCACCTGAAAAATTAAAGGGGATACGTCAAGATTTAGAAGGTGACAATGAGGTCTTCCTTGAACAGGAGGAAAGGTCCTATACAAGAATAGGGCTTGTAAATGTGGTAAAGAGACTAAAGCTCATCTATGGCAGAGATGCAAGCTTTTCAATTGAAAGCCTGCCACAGAGAGGCACTACTATAAAGATTGAAATTCTGTTGGATGCGCTCAGCAGAGCGGTAGAGGAAAGCTTACAGGAATTTTCTGGCGAAGGGGAAGAGGAAGATGTATAA
- a CDS encoding cellulase family glycosylhydrolase: MRGIILKSGALLMVVILIISILQILTVFAQNTPYENEKYPHLLGNQAVKKPSVAGRLQIIEKDGKKYLADQKGEIIQLRGMSTHGLQWYPEVINKNAFEALSKDWECNVVRLAMYVGEGGYASNPSLKEKVIEGIKLAIENDMYVIVDWHVLNPGDPNAEIYKGAKDFFKEIATSFPNDYHIIYELCNEPNPNEPGVENSLDGWKKVKAYAEPIIKMLRSLGNQNIIIVGSPNWSQRPDFAIQDPINDKNVMYSVHFYSGTHKVDGYVFENMKKAFENGVPIFVSEWGTSLASGDGGPYLDEADKWLEYLNANYISWVNWSLSNKNETSAAFVPYVSGMHDATSLDPGDDKVWDIKELSISGEYVRARIKGIAYKPIERNSQIKGGQSAPLGEKVLPSTFEDDTRQGWDWDGPSGVKGPITIESVNGSKALSFEVEYPEKKPQDGWATAARLILKEINAKREDNKYLAFDFYIKPERASKGMIQIFLAFSPPSLGYWAQVQDSFNIDLLKLSSAKKTEEGLYKFNVFFDLDKIQDGKVLSPDTLLRDIIIVIADGNSDFKGKMFIDNVRFTNILFEDISFESSLYDAVSKLYSKGVIKGASAFKYLPDRRITRAEFAALCVRALNLKIEKYDGRFSDVKSSDWYSDVVYTAYKNGLFGQEENRFFPERIMKREEVAALAIEVYKRLTGKIEVSTDDIQIADEGLINPQYRESVKLAVKLGIFELYSDGTFAPGKSVSRGEAATIFYNLLNLAGKL; this comes from the coding sequence ATGAGAGGAATTATTTTAAAGTCTGGTGCACTCTTGATGGTAGTTATTTTGATTATTTCTATTTTGCAAATTTTAACTGTGTTTGCCCAGAACACACCATATGAAAATGAAAAATATCCACACCTTCTTGGCAATCAGGCAGTCAAAAAACCCTCGGTTGCTGGCAGACTGCAAATTATTGAAAAGGATGGGAAAAAGTATTTAGCTGACCAGAAAGGTGAAATAATCCAACTTCGGGGTATGAGCACGCATGGACTTCAGTGGTATCCAGAAGTTATAAACAAAAATGCGTTTGAAGCTCTTTCAAAAGATTGGGAGTGTAATGTTGTAAGGCTTGCGATGTATGTAGGTGAAGGTGGCTATGCTTCAAATCCAAGCCTCAAAGAAAAAGTTATAGAAGGTATCAAGCTTGCTATTGAAAATGATATGTATGTGATTGTTGACTGGCATGTGTTAAATCCTGGCGACCCGAATGCTGAAATTTATAAAGGGGCAAAAGACTTTTTCAAAGAAATAGCTACAAGTTTTCCCAATGACTATCATATAATATATGAACTTTGCAATGAACCGAATCCGAATGAACCGGGAGTAGAAAATAGCTTGGATGGTTGGAAAAAGGTAAAAGCTTATGCTGAACCTATCATAAAGATGCTCAGAAGTTTGGGGAATCAGAACATTATAATTGTAGGCTCTCCAAATTGGAGTCAAAGACCTGACTTTGCGATTCAAGACCCTATAAATGATAAAAATGTGATGTATTCAGTTCATTTTTATTCTGGAACTCACAAGGTTGATGGGTATGTTTTTGAAAACATGAAAAAGGCATTTGAAAATGGTGTGCCAATTTTTGTGAGTGAATGGGGAACAAGTTTGGCAAGCGGTGATGGTGGACCATATCTTGATGAGGCGGATAAGTGGCTTGAGTATTTAAATGCAAACTATATTAGCTGGGTGAACTGGTCACTGTCTAATAAGAATGAAACATCAGCTGCTTTTGTTCCATATGTTAGTGGCATGCATGATGCAACATCACTTGACCCGGGCGATGATAAGGTGTGGGATATAAAAGAGCTGAGTATATCTGGAGAGTATGTTAGGGCAAGGATAAAAGGAATTGCATATAAGCCAATTGAGAGAAATAGCCAAATAAAAGGAGGACAAAGTGCACCTTTGGGAGAAAAGGTTTTGCCATCCACGTTTGAGGATGACACGCGCCAGGGTTGGGACTGGGACGGTCCGTCTGGTGTTAAAGGACCTATTACCATAGAAAGTGTAAATGGTTCAAAGGCGCTATCTTTTGAGGTGGAGTATCCAGAGAAAAAACCGCAAGATGGCTGGGCAACTGCTGCAAGACTTATACTTAAGGAAATAAATGCAAAGAGAGAAGACAATAAGTATCTTGCATTTGACTTTTATATAAAACCAGAAAGAGCATCAAAAGGTATGATTCAGATATTTTTAGCTTTTTCACCACCTTCTTTAGGTTACTGGGCTCAAGTACAAGACAGTTTTAATATTGACCTTTTAAAGCTTTCAAGTGCAAAAAAGACAGAAGAGGGGCTTTACAAATTCAATGTATTTTTTGACTTAGACAAAATACAGGATGGTAAAGTGCTGAGCCCAGACACGCTCTTGAGAGATATAATAATAGTCATAGCAGATGGTAATAGCGATTTTAAGGGAAAAATGTTTATAGACAATGTTAGATTCACTAACATCCTTTTTGAAGACATCAGCTTTGAGAGTAGCCTTTATGATGCTGTCTCCAAGCTTTATTCAAAAGGAGTCATAAAAGGAGCTTCAGCTTTTAAGTACTTGCCAGATAGAAGAATCACAAGGGCTGAATTTGCTGCACTTTGTGTCAGGGCATTGAACCTGAAAATTGAAAAGTATGATGGCAGATTTTCTGATGTAAAAAGTAGCGACTGGTATTCAGATGTGGTCTATACTGCGTATAAAAACGGTTTGTTTGGACAGGAGGAAAATAGATTCTTCCCTGAAAGGATTATGAAAAGAGAAGAAGTAGCAGCTTTGGCAATTGAAGTATACAAAAGATTGACAGGAAAAATAGAAGTTAGCACAGACGATATTCAAATTGCCGATGAAGGGCTTATAAATCCTCAATACAGAGAAAGCGTAAAGTTAGCTGTCAAGCTTGGTATTTTTGAGCTTTATTCAGATGGAACCTTTGCTCCAGGTAAGAGCGTTTCAAGAGGGGAGGCGGCAACAATTTTCTATAACCTCTTGAACTTAGCAGGCAAACTATGA
- a CDS encoding carbohydrate ABC transporter permease: protein MQSKSRFLQISTASEIILHIIFGIVALACLVPLWAVISISLSDDNKIRQIGYRLWPVKLSLKSYEFVLAQGAAIVHAYGLTIFVTIVGTILSVLVVSMYAYILFRKDFKYRKFFTFFGFFTMLINAGLVPWYIVCVNVLRLKDTIYALILPYVMNMWYVLIFRTYLSMSLPDSIIESAKIDGAGEFTTFFRIVVPLVKPGLATIALFAAITYWNDWWLPFMLVESEKLYNLQYLMYRVQQKIQYLAEIASKISLVSESPLKDLPAESARMAMAVLGMGPIVLAYPFFQRYFVKGLTIGAIKG, encoded by the coding sequence ATGCAGTCAAAGAGCAGGTTTTTGCAGATATCTACTGCATCAGAGATTATTTTGCATATCATCTTTGGTATAGTTGCTCTTGCGTGTTTGGTTCCACTCTGGGCTGTGATATCAATTTCTCTGAGTGATGACAATAAGATCAGACAGATAGGGTATAGACTTTGGCCTGTTAAATTGAGCTTAAAATCATACGAGTTTGTATTGGCTCAAGGAGCAGCTATTGTTCATGCATATGGTTTAACTATTTTTGTGACAATTGTAGGGACAATACTAAGTGTGCTTGTGGTTTCTATGTACGCATATATCCTATTCAGAAAAGATTTCAAGTACAGAAAGTTTTTCACATTCTTTGGATTTTTCACAATGCTAATCAATGCCGGGCTTGTTCCCTGGTATATTGTGTGCGTAAATGTTCTTCGCTTAAAAGATACAATATACGCACTAATTTTACCTTATGTAATGAACATGTGGTATGTACTGATTTTTAGGACGTATCTTTCGATGTCTTTACCTGATTCTATCATAGAGTCTGCAAAAATTGACGGTGCAGGGGAGTTTACAACATTTTTCAGAATTGTTGTGCCGCTTGTAAAGCCTGGACTTGCAACAATTGCTCTCTTTGCGGCAATCACATACTGGAACGACTGGTGGCTGCCCTTTATGTTAGTAGAAAGTGAAAAATTATATAATCTTCAATACCTAATGTACAGGGTTCAACAAAAGATTCAATACTTGGCTGAGATAGCTTCAAAAATTAGTCTTGTAAGCGAGAGTCCGTTAAAAGATTTGCCAGCAGAATCTGCACGAATGGCAATGGCAGTTTTAGGTATGGGACCAATAGTTTTAGCTTATCCGTTCTTCCAGCGTTATTTTGTAAAAGGTCTTACCATCGGTGCTATCAAAGGCTGA
- a CDS encoding ABC transporter permease has protein sequence MANGQRTYRSGFLRELNKNFPLFLMALPGVVLLIAFSYLPLFGLIIAFKDVHYDLGILKSPWVGFKNFEFLFKTPDAFIITRNTLLYNFAFIVFGNLAAIATAIALSEMRARFMAKFYQSVMFLPYFLSWVVVAYMAFAFLSIDLGILNTMILPKLGLQPIAWYFETKPWPVILILANLWKYTGYNAVIYLAAITGIDPEYYEAALIDGASKWQQIRHITIPLLSPLVVVLVLLGIGRIFYADFGLFYQLPMNSGALFDVTNVIDTYVYRTLMGMNDIGMASAASFYQSIMGFILVLTSNLIVRRLDPEKALF, from the coding sequence ATGGCAAACGGTCAGCGCACATATCGAAGCGGATTTTTGAGAGAACTTAACAAGAACTTTCCTCTGTTTTTAATGGCACTGCCGGGGGTTGTTCTTTTGATAGCATTTTCTTACTTACCTCTGTTTGGACTTATCATTGCTTTCAAAGATGTGCACTATGATTTGGGTATACTGAAAAGTCCGTGGGTGGGTTTTAAGAATTTTGAGTTTCTTTTCAAAACACCTGATGCGTTTATTATCACAAGGAACACCCTTCTTTACAACTTTGCATTTATAGTCTTTGGGAACTTGGCGGCAATTGCAACGGCCATTGCACTGAGTGAAATGAGAGCAAGATTTATGGCAAAGTTTTACCAGTCAGTAATGTTTTTACCATACTTTTTGTCATGGGTTGTTGTTGCTTATATGGCATTTGCATTTTTAAGTATAGACTTGGGGATTCTCAACACAATGATTCTTCCGAAGCTGGGCTTGCAGCCAATTGCATGGTATTTTGAGACAAAACCTTGGCCTGTTATATTGATACTTGCAAATCTGTGGAAATATACAGGTTACAATGCAGTCATATATTTAGCAGCAATTACAGGAATTGACCCTGAATATTATGAGGCAGCTTTGATTGATGGTGCGTCAAAATGGCAGCAGATAAGACACATAACAATTCCGCTTTTGTCGCCACTTGTTGTTGTGCTTGTTCTGCTTGGAATAGGCAGAATCTTTTATGCAGACTTTGGACTTTTTTATCAGCTTCCAATGAACAGCGGTGCTCTTTTTGATGTAACAAATGTTATTGATACATATGTCTATAGGACTCTCATGGGCATGAACGATATAGGAATGGCATCTGCCGCAAGCTTTTATCAATCAATAATGGGATTTATTCTAGTGCTCACATCCAATCTCATCGTTCGCAGACTTGACCCAGAAAAAGCGCTGTTTTAA
- a CDS encoding ABC transporter substrate-binding protein, which yields MKDSFNKRHILSVSFFIPLITTLALVIVLILNTQKTVEESVTIENEETEITTKIRFLSPWGGSDPYADTLSFVLQKFQEENAGITIVNESLFGDDFLIKLQTDFASGNPPDVFGLFPGSVRDILIQRHQIADLTDVFKKDVKWYQSFYTNMWKYVTFNGKIYGVPLETIVECLFVNKDIFEKYNLKVPQTFDELINVSKILKSKGIIPIAFNAQPEGTYIYQNIIVSIGTKHDVENPLKSGEFSSPYIKALDYLKALYKAGAFPANYYSLTSKQRNDLFLTKKAAMIVQGSWFIPKCDPQTVDIYFFPQVNNTGKKHLIYGLGGGTFYVSSQAWQDRTKRSWAIKLLKFLTSEKVARIFVERTGLISNVKIENPPNVKNPLRSKVEGLIKEADVLVAPPDHFVDRMVWEEVITKNIPYYLQGTISSKLFWERAIKAWEENMEKLGE from the coding sequence ATGAAAGATTCATTTAATAAGAGGCACATACTGTCAGTAAGTTTCTTTATACCTCTTATAACTACTCTTGCACTCGTAATTGTACTCATATTAAATACACAGAAAACAGTGGAAGAAAGTGTAACTATTGAAAATGAAGAAACAGAGATCACCACAAAGATAAGATTTTTAAGCCCGTGGGGTGGAAGTGACCCTTATGCCGACACACTCTCGTTTGTACTTCAAAAGTTTCAAGAAGAAAATGCCGGCATAACCATTGTCAATGAATCTCTGTTTGGTGATGATTTTTTGATAAAACTTCAGACAGACTTTGCATCTGGCAACCCTCCAGATGTTTTTGGTCTTTTTCCAGGTTCTGTTCGAGACATCCTAATCCAAAGACACCAAATAGCTGATTTAACAGATGTGTTTAAAAAAGATGTAAAGTGGTATCAAAGTTTTTATACTAACATGTGGAAGTATGTGACTTTCAATGGGAAAATTTATGGTGTTCCGCTTGAAACAATAGTTGAGTGCCTTTTTGTCAACAAGGATATTTTTGAGAAGTACAATCTAAAAGTTCCTCAGACATTTGATGAGCTGATAAATGTTTCAAAAATACTGAAGAGCAAAGGAATTATTCCAATTGCTTTCAATGCCCAGCCAGAGGGGACATACATATACCAGAACATTATTGTTTCGATAGGAACAAAGCATGATGTAGAAAATCCGCTCAAGAGCGGTGAATTTTCATCACCTTACATAAAAGCTCTTGACTATTTAAAAGCTCTTTACAAGGCAGGTGCCTTTCCAGCAAACTACTATTCACTTACCAGCAAACAACGAAATGATTTGTTTTTGACAAAGAAGGCAGCAATGATTGTCCAGGGTTCATGGTTCATTCCAAAGTGTGACCCACAGACAGTTGACATATATTTTTTCCCTCAGGTAAACAATACAGGGAAAAAGCATTTGATTTACGGTCTTGGTGGCGGGACATTTTATGTCAGCAGTCAAGCCTGGCAAGATAGAACAAAGAGAAGCTGGGCGATAAAACTTTTAAAATTTTTGACCTCCGAAAAGGTTGCAAGAATATTTGTTGAAAGAACGGGACTAATTTCAAATGTGAAAATAGAAAACCCGCCCAATGTCAAAAATCCTCTGCGTTCAAAAGTGGAAGGGCTTATAAAAGAAGCCGATGTGCTTGTTGCACCGCCTGACCATTTTGTTGACAGAATGGTTTGGGAAGAGGTTATAACTAAAAATATTCCTTATTATCTACAGGGCACAATTTCTTCAAAGTTATTTTGGGAAAGAGCAATCAAAGCGTGGGAAGAGAATATGGAAAAATTGGGTGAATGA